TGCGCGAATCGCACGATGCCGGCCCGATCACCCAGGGCCTCGTCAACGAGCTGCCCGACGACCAGCGCGACGTCCTCCGCCGTGTGGTGGTCGTCGACGGCCAGGTCGCCCTTGCACGCGAGTTCCAGATCAACCCGGCCGTGGAGGGCGACCGCGGCGAGCATGTGGTCGAGGAAGCCGATTCCGGTCGTGATGGAGGCAACGCCAGTGCCGTCGAGGTTGATCGACGCATCGATCTTCGTTTCACGCGTCTGGCGCCGTGCCGTTGCCCTGCGCTCACCCATCGCACACCTCCCCGAGCGCGTCCATCAACCGCGCGAACGACGCATCGTCGCCGGGCAGCGTGATCCGCGACCACCCGGCAAGCTCGCCGCCGAACGCACGAACGACGACGCCCCGCGCCGCGAGTCCTTCCGAATCGATCCGTGCCAGCACGAAGTTGGCCCGGGAGTCCAAGACCTCGATGCCGTTGTCCACAAGCCACGACCGGAGCCGCTCCCGCTCGCGACGAACGCGCTCCAGGTACGCCGCTTCTGGGCCAGCTTCCCACGCCAGCCCCGCGATTGCCAGCCCCGGCGCCGACACGGGATAGGGCCCGCCGACCGTCCGCAACCACCCCGCGACGCGCTCGCTCGTGATCGCGTAGCCGACACGCAACCCCGCCAGCCCGTATGCCTTGGAGAACGTTCGCACGATGACCGCGTTCTCGAACTCGAGCAGCCTCGACGTCGGATCTTCATCGGCGTATTCGACATACGCCAGGTCGACCAGTACGAGCGCCCCGACCGCTCGCGCCGCCCGGCAGACGCGCTCGACGCCTTCGATGCCGACGACGCCGCCCGTCGGGTTGTTGGGCGAGACGATCGCGACCAGTCCCGTCTCCGGCGAGATCGCTGACTCGAACGCTTCGCCCGGGAACGGACCACCAAGCCACGGCACGCTCCTGACCTGGCCCCCCGCCAGCCGAGCCCCTCGGGTGATCATCTCGAACGTCGGGGTGTGCACGACGATCGATCGGCCGGGCTCGAGCGCAACCCGGCACACCCGATCGATCGCGTCGTCGCCCCCCGCCGTCACGACCACGCGTGCCGGGTCCACGCCGAGGCGCCCTGCGATCGCCGCCTCGAGCGCCGCGGCCTTCGGATACCGGCGCAAAGCCTCAGCATCGACGCTGCGGAGCCGCTCCAGCCACGCATCGGGCGCCCCCGGCCCTTCGTTCGCGTCCAGCAGCAATGCCCCCTCGGCGCGCACGGTGCCAGTCGAATAGGGACGCAGGCCCTCAAGCCTGGCGGCCGGCCGAAGCTCGATCTCGTTGGTCGCGGTGCTCATGGGACGATCTGCTCCGGCCGGGTCACGACGATGTCCGTCCCGCCCAGTTGCTTGACCAGCGGCACGACTTCGGCCAGTTCCTCACGCCGCACCGCCGCCTTCACCGCATAGCCCGACTGCGAGCGAAGGGCCGACACGGTTGGCTCGCGCATGCAGGGCAGCACCCCCACGACCGCGTCGAGCCGGTCCGCCGGCACGTTGATCTCGATCATCACACGCCTCCGCGCCTCGAGCACCGACCGCACGATGAGCCCGACCCGCTCGATCTGCTCACATTTGGCGGGGTCGTCCATGGCGGCACGCGACGCGTAGAGCCGCGTCGATGAAGTCATGAGCTCGTCGATGATCACCAGGCCGTTGGCCGCCAGCGTCGCGCCCGTGGCCGTGTTGTCGATGATGCAGTCGGCGTCCTCGGGCGGCAGCACCTCGGTCGCGCCGTACGACCGCAGCAGCGTCGCATCGAGGCCCCGCTCTTGGATCCAGGCGCGGGCAATCTGCTCGTATTCCGACGCGACGACCAATGCCCGATCGGGCAGACGTCCACCCTCGAGAAGCGACGCAGGAGCGGCTGCAACGAGGCGGACGCGATCGAGCCCGGTGTCGACGACCTCGACGAGGTCGGCCCCGGTCTCGCGCACCCAGTCGGCCCCGGCAAAACCAACGTCGCGGCTGCCCGCCGCCAGCATCTCGACGATGGCGCGAGGCTTGAGCAGCTTCACGCCAAAGCCCGGCAGCGAGATCGATGGTCGGTACCCGCGCTCGGTGGCGGAGATGTCCAGCCCGCCGTCGGCCAGCAGCCGGCGCACGCCCTCGAACATTCGTCCCTTGGGGATCGCGAGCTTGATCGTGGTCGCGGTCGCGACGCGTTCCTGCATGACGGTCATCGGTCGGCTCCAGTCTGGCCCCGACCGGCGCTCGTGCGTGGGCCCCTGCCCGTGCACGAAAAACGCCGGCTCGGGGCCGGCGTTTGCATCCTCGGATCAACGATCCATCAGATCACACGAACGTCCGGCTCCCTCGCGGGTGCTTCGCATGGGCGTGATGGTGATGGGTCGCGGCGCAGTTCATCGAAGTGGAAGATAGCTCGGGTTCTCGTCCAGTCAAGGCAACGCCCCGATCATGGATGCTCGATCCGCACGCCCCCGTCGAGCAGCGTCGACCGGACCGCCCGCACGATCTGGAGGGCGTTGGGCGTGTCGCCGTGCACGCACAGCGTGTCGAAACGCCCGCTGCGGGCCAGTTGGAGGGCCTGGACGCGTGCCTCGCCCGGCTCGGCCAGCACGGCGCCGGCCTCGCCACGCGGCAACATCGACCCGTCGGCGGCGTACCCGCGGTCGGCAAATCCCTCACGCCGCACGGGAAGGTTCATCTCTCCCCATCTCGCCGCGCCGGCCGACTCCGCCAGCCCGAAGAACGCCAGCGAGGCGAACGGATCGCCCGTGACTTCGGCCACCGCATCGAGGCAACCGCGCGCAACGGCTTCGGCCGCATCGGCGTCGGCCATGGCCCGGTGGTAGAGCGCGCCGTGCGGCTTGGCGTGCGCGAGCGTCAGGCCGTCCACCGCCGCCACTCGCGCCAGCACCGCCACTTGCGATCGGCATAGCGCGTAGATCTCGTCGGCCGCGAGGCCGAGCTCGCGCCGGCCGAAGCCCTCGGCGTCGGCGTACCCCGGGTGCGCCCCGAGCGCCACGCCGCGGTCGGCGCCGCGTTTCACGATCGCCCGCATCAGTTCCTCGCTGCCCGAGTGCCCGCCGCACGCGATGCTCACCGACGACACGAGCCCCAGGAGCTCCAGGTCGCTCGCGAGCAGGTCGTCGCGCTCGCCGGCGTCGGCGTTGAGGTCGATCACGGGGCCGAGCAGGCTTGCCTCGTCCATACGGCAGTCTACGAGGCGGTCCACCGCCAGAGCGTCTCTTCGCGGGCCGACAGCAAGGCCACCGCCTCCTCGCGGCCGACTGCCTCGAAGCCCACCCACTGCCCGGGCACGAGCTGGCCGACGGCCGGCAGATCCGCGGCGATGACCGTGCCGATCGTCGCGTAGCCGCCGGTCGTTGGCCCGTCTGGCCCCAGCACCACGAACTCGCCGGCCGACGGCGCCTGGATCGTGCCGTGCAGCACACCCCGGCTCGGGCCTGTCGCGATCGCATCACCGCCTCCCATGCGCATCAGACGCACGCCGACGCGATCTCCTCGCGGCGAGACGCGCAGCACGCCCCGCGGCAGTTCCGCCTCGGCCCCATCGGAGACAACCCGAAGCACGCGACGACGCAACGCGAAGTCCACCATCGCGCGCACGTGCAGCGGCACGTCGCGTCCGTTGCCACGCGTCTTGCCGATCGGCAGCACGTCGCCGGCCCGCACGGCGCGACCCGCCAACCCCCCAAACCCGGCCGCCTTGAACGTCGATCGCGAGCCCAGGACCTCCGGCACGTCGATGCCGCCCGCCACCGCGAGGTACGCCCGAGCACGCCCGGCCGCGGGCCGGACGACGATCGCCTCGCCCACGCGCAACGCCCTGGTCTCGAACGCGGCGTCGCCGGCGCTCACGACCACCGTGCACGGCGCCTCGGCCCGGCACTCGACCGCACCCAGGCATACCTCGAGCCCGGCCGCTCCCTCGGCGTTTCCGACCGCGAGGTTGGCAATCCTCAGCGAGAGCGCAT
This Phycisphaerales bacterium DNA region includes the following protein-coding sequences:
- a CDS encoding aminotransferase class I/II-fold pyridoxal phosphate-dependent enzyme, with protein sequence MSTATNEIELRPAARLEGLRPYSTGTVRAEGALLLDANEGPGAPDAWLERLRSVDAEALRRYPKAAALEAAIAGRLGVDPARVVVTAGGDDAIDRVCRVALEPGRSIVVHTPTFEMITRGARLAGGQVRSVPWLGGPFPGEAFESAISPETGLVAIVSPNNPTGGVVGIEGVERVCRAARAVGALVLVDLAYVEYADEDPTSRLLEFENAVIVRTFSKAYGLAGLRVGYAITSERVAGWLRTVGGPYPVSAPGLAIAGLAWEAGPEAAYLERVRRERERLRSWLVDNGIEVLDSRANFVLARIDSEGLAARGVVVRAFGGELAGWSRITLPGDDASFARLMDALGEVCDG
- the hisG gene encoding ATP phosphoribosyltransferase — its product is MTVMQERVATATTIKLAIPKGRMFEGVRRLLADGGLDISATERGYRPSISLPGFGVKLLKPRAIVEMLAAGSRDVGFAGADWVRETGADLVEVVDTGLDRVRLVAAAPASLLEGGRLPDRALVVASEYEQIARAWIQERGLDATLLRSYGATEVLPPEDADCIIDNTATGATLAANGLVIIDELMTSSTRLYASRAAMDDPAKCEQIERVGLIVRSVLEARRRVMIEINVPADRLDAVVGVLPCMREPTVSALRSQSGYAVKAAVRREELAEVVPLVKQLGGTDIVVTRPEQIVP
- a CDS encoding 5-oxoprolinase subunit PxpA; translated protein: MDEASLLGPVIDLNADAGERDDLLASDLELLGLVSSVSIACGGHSGSEELMRAIVKRGADRGVALGAHPGYADAEGFGRRELGLAADEIYALCRSQVAVLARVAAVDGLTLAHAKPHGALYHRAMADADAAEAVARGCLDAVAEVTGDPFASLAFFGLAESAGAARWGEMNLPVRREGFADRGYAADGSMLPRGEAGAVLAEPGEARVQALQLARSGRFDTLCVHGDTPNALQIVRAVRSTLLDGGVRIEHP
- a CDS encoding biotin-dependent carboxyltransferase family protein yields the protein MSLRVVSCRGVATVQDMGRPGHASIGVPAGGAADALSLRIANLAVGNAEGAAGLEVCLGAVECRAEAPCTVVVSAGDAAFETRALRVGEAIVVRPAAGRARAYLAVAGGIDVPEVLGSRSTFKAAGFGGLAGRAVRAGDVLPIGKTRGNGRDVPLHVRAMVDFALRRRVLRVVSDGAEAELPRGVLRVSPRGDRVGVRLMRMGGGDAIATGPSRGVLHGTIQAPSAGEFVVLGPDGPTTGGYATIGTVIAADLPAVGQLVPGQWVGFEAVGREEAVALLSAREETLWRWTAS